One window of Quercus robur chromosome 12, dhQueRobu3.1, whole genome shotgun sequence genomic DNA carries:
- the LOC126708946 gene encoding phospholipase A1 PLIP2, chloroplastic → MDSLYLKTGIGIHHHGTISATGELRTTPSQVSAKPQQKTAPFLRFPFVYPLKSLSLWPGNKNRGGDGGGGGGGGGRHNGLALDDAVLVDNNKTNNVVVSDEIVVEQEEEEEEEEDFHKREKSENWVLKILHVRSLSKERAEAGLVWEVEKEEKVEQEGVAIGEEEEEEEDCELCSVADHDDEKQVGFDRDSFSRLLRRVSLAEARLYAKMSYLGNLAYSIPKIKPGNLLKYHGLRFVMSSIEKKELAAQAEKNQVSTESPEAESDSKDEAEGKEQKEEGYRISASAAYQIAASAASYLHSHTKSILPFKSSKTEAGEPEESGSRDGGANMMNSEMASFMATTDSVTAVVAAKEEVKQAVADDLNSMRSSPCEWFICDEDQTGTRYFVIQGSESLASWQANLLFEPVQFEELDVVVHRGIYEAAKGIYQQMLPEIHAHLKSRGDKATFRFSGHSLGGSLALLVNLMLLIRCEVPISSLLPVITFGAPSIMCGGDRLLRKLGLPRNHVQSITMHRDIVPRAFSCNYPNHVAELLKAVNGNFRNHPCLNNQKLLFAPMGEILILQPDEKFSPNHHLLPSGTGLYLLSCPLSDSNDAEKQLQAAQMVFFNSPHPLEILRDRSAYGSEGTIQRDHDMNSYMKSVRGVIRQELNRIRKARREKRRKVWWPLVAPRGVNAGIVVGKPMISINIGQDRVNFSGILHTGRESLKRFSRLVASLHIHLFVVLLFPARLLLLGAYSVFNFH, encoded by the exons atGGATAGTTTGTATTTGAAGACAGGAATTGGGATCCATCATCATGGGACGATCTCTGCAACTGGGGAGCTCCGAACGACGCCGTCTCAGGTGAGCGCTAAGCCTCAGCAGAAAACGGCACCGTTTTTGAGGTTTCCTTTCGTGTACCCTCTGAAGTCTCTGTCTTTGTGGCCTGGTAATAAGAATAGAggtggagatggtggtggtggtggtggtggtggcggcagGCACAATGGGTTGGCCTTAGACGACGCCGTTTTGGTTGACAACAACAAGACCAATAACGTTGTTGTTAGCGATGAAATAGTGGTGGAgcaggaagaggaagaggaggaggaggaggatttTCATAAGAGGGAAAAAAGTGAGAACtgggttttgaagattttaCATGTTAGATCGCTGTCGAAGGAGAGGGCTGAAGCTGGGCTTGTGTGGGAGgtagagaaagaagagaaggtGGAACAAGAGGGTGTGGCAattggtgaagaagaagaagaagaagaagattgtgAGCTTTGTAGTGTTGCTGATCATGATGATGAAAAACAGGTTGGTTTTGATAGAGATTCGTTTTCGAGATTGCTAAGGAGGGTGTCTTTGGCCGAGGCTAGGTTGTATGCTAAAATGTCGTATTTGGGAAACTTGGCCTATTCCATTCCCAAAATCAAG CCAGGAAATCTCTTGAAATATCATGGTTTGCGTTTTGTAATGTCATCAATTGAGAAGAAGGAATTGGCAGCACAAGCTGAGAAAAATCAGGTATCAACTGAAAGCCCAGAAGCAGAAAGTGATTCAAAAGATGAGGCAGAAGGCAAGGAGCAGAAGGAAGAAGGGTATCGGATAAGTGCATCTGCTGCATATCAAATTGCTGCCTCTGCTGCTTCCTATCTGCATTCTCATACAAAGAGCATACTTCCGTTCAAGTCCTCAAAAACCGAGGCTGGTGAACCTGAAGAAAGTGGCAGTAGGGATGGTGGTGCTAATATGATGAACTCAGAAATGGCTTCTTTCATGGCAACTACGGACTCAGTGACAGCCGTGGTTGCTGCAAAGGAGGAAGTGAAGCAGGCTGTTGCGGATGATTTGAACTCAATGCGTTCATCACCCTGTGAGTGGTTCATATGTGATGAAGATCAGACTGGTACAAGATACTTTGTCATTCAG GGGTCAGAATCACTAGCATCTTGGCAAGCAAATTTACTTTTTGAACCCGTTCAATTTGAG GAACTAGATGTGGTTGTGCACAGAGGTATTTATGAAGCTGCAAAAGGTATCTATCAACAGATGTTGCCAGAGATCCATGCACACTTAAAATCTCGTGGAGACAAAGCTACCTTCCGTTTCTCTGGGCACTCTCTTGGGGGAAGCTTGGCACTACTTGTAAATCTCATGTTGCTGATACGGTGTGAAGTGCCAATCTCATCCTTACTTCCTGTTATCACATTTGGTGCACCATCTATCATGTGTGGAGGTGACCGTTTGCTTCGCAAGCTTGGATTGCCACGGAATCATGTTCAATCGATCACAATGCACAGAGACATCGTACCCCGGGCTTTCTCATGCAATTATCCTAATCACGTTGCGGAGCTTCTCAAGGCTGTCAATGGGAACTTCCGCAATCATCCTTGTCTCAATAACCAG AAACTTCTCTTTGCTCCAATGGGGGAGATTCTAATTCTACAGCCGGATGAGAAATTCTCTCCTAACCATCATCTCCTTCCTTCAGGCACTGGTCTATACCTTCTAAGTTGCCCATTGTCAGATAGCAATGATGCAGAGAAGCAGCTCCAGGCTGCCCAAATGGTGTTCTTTAACTCACCACACCCACTTGAGATCCTAAGAGATCGTTCTGCATATGGTTCTGAAGGAACCATCCAAAGAGATCATGACATGAACTCTTACATGAAATCTGTCAGGGGTGTGATTCGCCAAGAGCTTAACCGCATCAGGAAGGCCAGGAGAGAGAAACGCCGCAAAGTTTGGTGGCCCCTTGTGGCACCCCGTGGTGTCAATGCTGGTATAGTTGTGGGGAAGCCCATGATATCAATCAACATAGGCCAAGACCGGGTCAATTTCTCTGGCATCTTACATACAGGTAGAGAATCCTTGAAACGTTTCAGTAGGCTGGTTGCATCACTGCACATACATTTGTTTGTTGTGCTCTTGTTCCCAGCTCGATTGTTACTCTTAGGGGCATACAGCGTGTTCAATTTTCATTGA